The following DNA comes from Ochotona princeps isolate mOchPri1 chromosome 8, mOchPri1.hap1, whole genome shotgun sequence.
AGCTTTTTTATCTATACCATTCCCTGCATAATGTCAAGTTCTCAACAAAGAGTTATGAGACatgaaaaaagaataacaaaagaCTAACCCATTatcagaagacacacaaaaaaaaacccaccagaaATCCAGATTCAAACATGAGCCACAATATTCAAATTATATAGGAAGCTAAAAATAACTATGAGCAACATATCAAGAATTCTAGTGAAAAAGAgcaaaaatacatgaacaaatggaaaattttagcAGATGAAGAAAAGTTATTAAAATAAGCAATAATGTTACAAATAACAAAAAACCCACGTAACAGACATGAAGAAAGTTTCACCAAATTCACCTACATACTGGATAGAGCTAAAGGAATAGCCAATGATTCACCAAACAGTCCCACAGGGAATCAGGTGACAGATTGAGGGAAGGAATGAAGCTGAATTTAATAGCTAAGAAGGGGGCAGAGGGGCCAGCATATAGCATGTTATGCCAccacttacaatgccagcatcccatatactgaggcacagccctgagttctggcagctccactttccatccagcttcctgctaatgctcctgagaaggtGGCTGATAACGGTTCTcctaccagccatgtgggagagccagatggagttccaggctcctggcttttgcctggcccaaccctagtgGCTGTGACCAGGAGGGAGTATCCTTACAAAAGGCTACAGGTTGTGATGCCCTGTGAGCCTGCGAACCTGAGCACTGGCACGGGGCACACTTGGGTACCCCATGCTCACACCCACTCCAGACCGTCTGGTCAGCACTTACCCGCAGGCTGGCAGCTTCCGCGGCTCTCACAGCCTTCCAGACggcctggagcagctgctgcGCGTTCCCCACCAGGAGCTCCTCTGAGGACTTGCTTCTGGCCAGGGAGGCCTTCACGCTGTGGAGTTAGCAAGAAGGAGAGCATACCTTACCCCAAGGAAAGGGTACATCGCACAGAAACAGTCTCCAGTGCCAGAAGACTTTCACCATGCTAGTTTCATTCAGAAATCTGGGATGACTTTATGGGGGAGTAATCAGAAAGAGCATTTGGGACTAGTCAGAGCGTTCCCTTTAACATTtttcaacctttttaaaaaaattgataattttcttttttttgtataaattttatttttgagacttTTTCATATTTGATTAAGGATcaaaggctagaggaaagtggatgtgaccactgttttgacattctttttttctttttttaaatgaagattattttatttagatgatctttacatagctgattagggctcaaaggatcaagggctacaggatgtgggtaataccattgtttccattctgtctctctctctctctttttttgtatctgggataaggggataggtatgacagcctagcccatcatgacctgtgctccagcctggtttctgcacttgccagtgagctaaggtttgcttggccctgctcagtctgccctCCCCCACTTGGAGCTACCTTCCCCAGCCTGCCCAAATCCCAGGCCTGGATCAcgtgctcaccaacaggagctatgacctactaggggagtttcccaaggtcCCCCACTCggccccactcccagacccagatctcatgcatgccagcaggtactaggctcttgcctggcatggcctgcccctccctcttggccttgtatgagtctGTTTACTCTTCCCCAAGTAAATGTAAATTCTTGAAGAAGGATAAAATAATTCAAGGaagtgtgggaaaatggaattatcccaccctccacccctacACTGCAAAGATTAGCACTTTTCACCAAACCCAGTTCCTACCTGGAGATGATACGGAGCTGGTTGCTCATGGTCCGGATCTGCTCGACTCTACACACAAGCTCCTGGGAGCATCTTCTGTCTACGCAGTTCTTGGCGATCATGCAAATGAGTCTGGCAAATTCTTGTGCACAGGTTGCGACTTTCCTCGCGGAGGTAATGAGCTCATCTTTGGTCTGCACAGGATACACAGAACAGTTAGAAGCAGGTGGATGATGCCCTGACACGCTTCGCCCAGGAAGCTGGTCACAGATCCTGCAGCACATCAAACGTACTCAGCACCTCCCGCTTCACCTCTCAGTGTGAACACACTCCATCCCAGCCTGGGATGTGAGTTGACATGGAGCCCAAAGCAAACCTTTTCTGCTTGTCTGGGCAGAGCAGGCATGGGTCCCTGGACAGGCCGTGggtgaggagagccaggctggaaaTGGACAGCCTAGGAATCACCCCGCAGAGCTGACATGAATTTTCACTCTCCAGATCTGGCATGGTTGTCCAAACTGACAATGCTGCATGCCAACCAAGATATGACAAAGCTCCTTACTTCTGTAAGGAGGCTTTAGGGGGGTATCAGAGCAGCTCAACTGTCGAGTGGAAGTGGCTCCCAGAAGCCAGAGGGATGCACCTCCCTAGCCCCTTCCCCAAGCTGTGCAGGTCCTGGGTGCTGCCTGGAGCTATCCAGCTCCAGAGAATGCAGTGGGAACCCATTTCCCCTACAAGGTGTCCAGTCTGTTCCCCACTGCAGCCTGCTGATGTCCAGTACCAGGAGGCATCTCTTCCTCAAACTCTGGGCCATTCGCAGCACCGTTTCGGTCATCTCCTGGGTGATCTGCGTGAGCCTGTTGTCATTGTCTGCGCTGCCATCTTTAGGCAAGGGCGGGGCCAGCTCTGTCTGTGGCCAGGCAGGAtgacctggagaggcagcaggtaggCCATTGTGCTGCTGGAAGAAAACAAGTTACAAATTGTCAAAttcgggcctggtgcaatggctcaactggctaatcctccccctccaagcgccagcatcccctatgggtgccaatttgtatcccagatgctccacttcccatcctgcttcctgcttatggcctagggaagcagtagaagatggccaaatgtcttgagaccctgcacctgcacgggcgacctggaagaagctcctggcttctggcattggatcagttcagctgtagctgttgtggtcatctggggagtaaaccagcagacagatgatccttctatctttgtctcttcttcctctaattttgcctttcaaataaaagtaaataattaaaattttttgtcAAATTTTCAGGGATCagcagcaggctaagcctctttctgtgatgctggtgttccatatgggcagggttctagtcctggctgctccacttcccatccagctccctgtttaaggcctgggaagatgcagaggatggcccaaagccctggacccctggacccatgtgggagatctggaaaaagcttccAGTtcccagattggctcagctccagccactgtggccatttggggagtgaaccagcagatggaagatttctctccctttctgtaactctacctttgaaattaaaataatagtaataataaaataataataataattttaaaataaggaatcATCAGATTTTTAGTTCTTGGGCTTTTAATTCACAATGCGGATACTTATTGcctttttaataatctttttaagaaagatgaGAGGGAACTGGAGAGGGTCTTGATACtgccatgtcccagcagctcttggCAATCCGACATGAATGCATAGGAAAACAGTGAGAAGGGGACAACAACACTAGGATTCGCGATGGGTCTGTGTTTGGTTCCATGGAATGTGCATAGCCTGGACCTGTCACTCCCAGGTCCACAGAGCTACAATATCCCCTCATGTTTTTCTCTGACTTTTCTAGTCTTACACAGGAGGAAGGGGGCACTTTAGGACCTCCTGAAGGAATCCAAAGAAGGAGAAGGCATGGGAGGACTTGGGCCTGCTCTTTCCTCACATCTCCCCCAACACTCCAAGGTGGCACACAGAAGCCCCATAAGGGAAAAACACTGCTGTTGCAAAGTATGAGGTCATAAACATGTTAGAAAATTCTATCTAAAATAGGAGTGGGAAGATTATCATTGTATTAGGTCCAAGGCTGTAAGTAGAGCACATATTTCATCAAAAGCTGGCTGGAAAACACTTTATGGAGTGACTTGGTACAGGGTCTGTATCCCTGCCAAGCCTGTGGACCAGGGAGACCGATCACTCCAGGAGGAGTAAGGTGGGCCATGATTTCAGCAGTAGCTACAGCACTCAGCTACATGTGTACGTGAGCAACTGTCATGTGATGGGGAAGACATGGTGGGAGTCTGGGGCCAGGAGGATCCAGGTGGCCCAATCTGTTGTATTGGGTGCCCTGTCCAGTTGCCAGGTAAGCAGGAAAGCCCTGACTGCTCAGTTTTGACTCAGAAAAGCTGTTCTGACACTGAAAATAGCAACCAGCCAGGTGGTGCCGGAAGGGCATAAAGTGCATCCGCGGGGCTCCAAGCACCAGGAGACCCTCTTGGGCCCAAGTCACCTGCCAGTCCTTATTTCCTGAAGTTCTTCCATTTTCATTTATGATTGTAAACCCTATGCTCCCTTGGGCATTCAAAACTGCTCTGCTGtaagaaaacaaagagaacatCGGCTCCATCCCTCCCACACTCACTTTACCCCTTGTTCTGTACATCTAGGCTGTCTTCAGCATCCTAGCAAGCATTCAGAATTACTTCCTGTGCACCTGCACTGTCAGAGCCCACGTGGTCCAGGACCAGTAAGACAGAGTCCCAAACCCTCAACCTCTggtgtttttctttaagatttattttattgcaaagtcacatatacagaaaaggggagagacagagaggaagatcttctgtctgctgattcactccccaagtaactgcaacagccagaactgagccgatccaaagccaggcgcccagagcctcttccaggtctcccacatggatacagggtccccacagctttgggccatccttgactgctttcccagggcacaagcagggagctggatgggaagtggggcttctggggcataaaccggtgcccatatgggatcccggcatgtgcaagggagGACTTCAGCCGATAGGCTACCGCGTTAGGCCTGCTGGTGGTTTTGAAAATCTTAAGTTCATGCATATTGAAAAGAAACCTGGATTTACTGTGGTTTTGAAGTTGACTGATTCAGCCACATCGCCCTCACCTTCTGAAAACCGACAATGTCTCCTGTTTTGTTGGCCTCATTTTGGACATAGTGAGTTCTCCCTGGATGCTGGGAGGGGTGAGCTGCCATCTCTTCAGGACAGGGACTGAGTACATGCAGGTCACCAGGGTGGAAAGAAAAGAGAACCTGGCAGAGAATACCCCTCAGGTACAGCCCCGAAAGACCAAGGAGGAAGAAAATGGCTAGTGTGATTCAGAGGACTTGGAGCCGACGGAATGGATCCCAGCAATTTTCCTTTTCAAGGCCCATATTCAACTGTTGGAGGCAGATGAATTGCACATGGCTGAAAGTACctccagtttcttcagcagcaacAAGGCCAGAGCTGCGTCTCACAGATGCCTGTAACTGCAGTCAGCAGGCTCCAGTTGGTGACTTACAGGTGCCTGGACCCTATCCCAGTCCAGGTCTTCCTCCCACAGCAGGTGCTGCTCGGAGTTCGGGTGGCCTTTCTGCGCTTTACAGAGGCTGAATTTCCGCCCCTTGGGAGCCCCAAGGAGTGGCGAGCACAGCAGATGGTCACCCTGGGTGGTCAGTCTCACTTTTCCAAGCACTCACACTCCCAGTGGCAGGACCCTTAGACAGAGTTATTTTCCCTGTTTCactggagctgtgtgtgtgtgtgtgtgtgtgtgtgtgtgtgcattcatgtGCACAGAGTGCCTCCTTGGGTGGCAAACATTAGCATATGACACCTTATTTTCCACCCAAAAAAGCCTTTTCACATATAGGTGACAGAGGCCAGATATGTCTAGGGGGTGGAGTGGGATGGGAGCCTTTCCATTCCCAAAGCCTGCAGACCCCGTGTGGCTGCATGACCCTACCCTGCACCTGCGGCAGGTACTGTGCTGCAAGTCTGGTCCCAGAGCCTGGGTTCCTACAGGTTGCGGGTGCTGTCTGTTCAGTGTGAATTACCCACATGTGCAccaagacagttttttttttctggaggctGGCAAGGTCTTTGGGTACTAGGAAGAGGGTTCAGACAAGGCAGAGGAAAGATGCTGAGACCTACCATGCCCAGGTCTGCTGGGGCTATTTCAGCAGAGCAGGTTCCCTCTGTGCTCCTGGGAGTGCCTACCACGATGGCATCCTGAGAATTCACACTGCCTACTGCCTCAGTTCCTGTTGCCACCGTCTTGTGGTGGAGCCCGGGCTGGGCAAAGTCCTGCACTGGGGCCAGCACCAGGTCTTCCCCTGGTTTCAAGCACTGGGCCAGGAGTCTCCAGGCCTCCGAGTGACCGCCCTTCCAGGCCTGCAGCTGGGCCATGGCCGAGTGAACCTTGGCTGCCCACTCCCACTGAAGCAAATCCAGGGCCTGCATCTCCCACTCCTCGAGGTGTTCTCGGAGCACAGggagcctctgggccacctccTTGGTGAGGACAAGGATGCTGTCCAGAGCCACAGTGAGGTCATCTTGGCAGGGCCCAGACTCTCCACTTCCTGCCACGATTGCCTGTACAGCTTGGATGCCAGACACCATTGCTTCTAGCTTGTTTCCGGGTTTAGTCTGGGGATCCTTGCTGATGGAGTGTCTGGAGCAGAAAGCGTCTTTGAGGGCGCACATGTAGTCTGCGTGGATGCTGCGGAAGTGGTCTGTCAGGGCCTTGGCTCGCAGTGTGAGCTCCAAGCAGAGGAGCTCGAAGCGTGTGGACAGGCTGGGAGCCGGCTTAGGAGAGGAGACCAAGAGCTGGGCCACGAACAAGAGAGCATCTGTGAGCACATGGACTTCCTTGCCTAGAAAGGAGAGCTCAGCCTGCACCTGCTCGTTCCCACACAGTGGGCCCGACAGCCTGGCAACCTCTTGTAGCCTCTGAGAAGCATGTGCTGCCCGATCCAACCCTTCCTTCCACCCCTGCTGGTGCCTCACAGCCTGCCGCAGGGGAAGCAGGAACAAGCCTTGTCTCTCGTTGAGCTTTTCCATGTGCCGTATCAGGCTTTGGATGGCGGTTGACCACAGAAGGCATCTGTCTTCAATGTTCTCGCCCCATGACTTGACAGCTCGGCACCTATCAGAGGCCAGCAACTGGTCCATCAGCTGCTTGGCATGAGTCTCTGCCTCCTCCCATCTGCCTTGCATTTGTGCAAATGTTTCGGGATGCCCAGTTGAGATAGGGCCCTTCTTATCCAAATCCATGAGTACACTTTTAGCTGCTAATTGAACCATCGAGGCTAAATTCTGCTGAAGCTCCATGAACGTGGCCATGCTCCCTGGTAGATCAGCTGTTTGGCTGTGGCAGAACAGCTGTTGGCACAGAAGGTACCAGTCTCCAGCAGCGGCTACCAAATCCTGCCTGGCTTCCCTCGtcctcccagggagctggagtgtTGCTTCCAGAAGCCTGTCCGTTCCAGCAACTGCACCATGGGCTACTTCCCTCGGCAGCTTACAGAAAGAAGGTGGCAGAGTGGAGACTTCCTGGGGGCCTGGCATCCGCTCTGACCCCAGAAATCCCTCCCCAGCCAGGGTCTCTTGACCTGCACCCTGCTCAGGAAGGCTGAAGCCACCTGAGGTCGGCCCCTCAGGGTCACGGCTCTTTACTGCCAGCACCAGTTTGTTAATAGCAGAGAGCGGACAGTCTTCCTTGCTTCCTGGGGGATCCATGCCAGGAATCGAGGGGCAGGAAGGATGGACCCTGGGGGAGCAGAAAGTGCCCAGATTCCATTCCCTGAACCCAGGCACCTGGTGGTGTTTCAGTTCAGGTGCCGTGACGTCCCAGAGGCCGGGGAGCACCAAGGGCTGGCCCTCAGCCGTTCCAAACCTGAGGACTTGAAACCGCAGGGGGCTGAGGATATCTGGGTGGTTGGTTCCATCCAAGCCCTCCAGGATGCTTTGAGCTGAACAGACGAGTTGTCTGGCTGCTGCTAAAACCACACCTGTGTCCCGCAGGCTGTGCCCAGCTGAGCAGCTCTCGGCAGCTGCACCCAGGCGCCCGGAAGCCTGTGCCAGCTGCTGGATCAGGACTCGCAGGCCATTTCGGAAAATGGGgtctctttctctgcccacaTACCTGTTCATCACTTGCACCATGTGTGCCGCTCGAGCCTGCAGATACACCACAGGTCTGCGGAGCTCTGTGGGAACGCCACTGCTCAAAGCCCGCGCAAGGAAGGGCAAGCGCCGAGTCATTTCCCGAATGCACGCGCTCAGGAACTCAGGGATATCCAGGACATCATCAAAACAGGACAACAGGTGATCAGACGCAGCGGCCCAGGCCTGAAGCAAAGCCTGCAAGGCGTCGGGGCTCAGGTCCAGATCACAGTCCCGGGGGTCTTGGGAGAAAAACTGCTGCACTCTGACCACGAGAGCCCACAGGCCCGCAGCCGCGGCTTCCAGGTCTCTGCCAGTCTGCGGCCGCGAGCAGCACACCAAAACCAGGTGGGCCACCCGGAGCATGTTCCCGGCCTGTTCAAGGAAGGCTGCAAGAAAGGGCTGGAGGCTCGTGGGGGAGGCTTCCCCACTGTGCAGGCAGTCTTCTGGGGGAATGACCTGCGCGGCCTGGATCAAACTTTGAAGAGGACTCAGCGTGTCCGTGAACGTGTCCAGAATCTGGCTCAGTAGTCCTGTGCGGACACCCTGCGACAGGCCCTGTGCCGCAGCCCACAGCGCCGCGCGCTCCTCGGCCGAATCCAGGCTGGCGCGGCCGGTCCCCGCAGCCCCGAGACTCCCCCGCAGCTCCAGCAGCCGGCGACAGCGGACCACCAGGTGCAGCCGCTCCGGCGGCGCGCAGCCGGCCGCCAGGTACATGCAGTGTCCGAGCACCGCCGCCAGAGGCGCGTCCAGCAGGCCGTGCAGGCACCCGGGGGTGGGCGTCGCCAGCAGCAGCTCCCGCACCTGCTGCAGGCGCCGGGTGAGCGCGCCGCTCCGCGAGAGGGTCTGCGCTGGGAACGagctggctctgggctccagcagcgCCAGGACCTTACTCAGGGCCTCCCTGGTTTGAGAGAGGACGCGGCGCCTGGAGGCTGCTAACTGCGGGTCGCATGGGTACCGCAGATGGCCGCGAGCGACCGCGACAAGTGCGGGGATGCAGCCCCACAGCAGGCGGTCGGCCTCGCCCCCGCGCGCCGTCAGGTGCCCCAGGCGCAGCAGCGCCAAAGCCAGATCCGCGAAAGGGCGGCTCAGCGAAGCCGCGTCGTCCGCCGCCTCCAGCGCGTCCAGGCAGTTCAAGCAGCAGCCGGCCTCCAGCGCCGCCCTCCTTGCCGTTGCCGCGTCTTGGAGGAGCAGTACCTGTCAGGGCATCCAGAAAAGACAAATCCTGGAGGTTATTGCATGCTTTGGAGCAACGGCGAGAACATTGTGACCCCTGTCTTGGGGTTTACAAAGCCCTCTGCACTTCCCAAATCCCAACGTTGTAGTGGAGCGTAGACTCTAGGtgaaaaggggggaaaaagtgGCTGCGGGAGGGAGGACCTTCCAGCAAGTGCCTTTGAGAAACCTTTCTTAGCCTAGCTCTGCCCTCCCATCTCCTGTCTTCCACAAAGCTTGCCTAGCCTCCCGCCAGCAGGTGGACAAGATGGTCTCCTCCACTCATTTCTAATGCTGTTTCACTGAGGCTCTATTAAATTACAAacgcccctccaccaccaccaccaaacagTCCACACTAACTAGTTAATGATAGACAACACTTGAGAGTGTTTAAGgcatatagattttttaaagatttgtttatttttattggaaaggcacatcaaatttatggatcttccatccactgattcactccccagatggcctcaatggctggagctgagccaattcaagcCGAGGCACTGGGCAAAGCTTAGGCACTGAGAGTTTGTCTGACTTCCTCACATAACCCCCAAGGCAGCCGATGCCTTGTTTCTAAGAGCTTCCTTCCTCCCGCCCTCCCTTCCATCCATTcttacttcctttctttttcttcctttcttccttcttgccttccttcctttctctcctctctctctctcactctctctccattcctttcttcctttcttctttctttttaaattagagGTAGGTGATTCCGTGTGAAGCCAGAAGAGACTGCATAGGTGTTTAAGGTCATAGATCCCCATTGCAGTTTCTTGCCCCAGCCGTGGCAGCTTCCACAGGCAGCCTTCATGTAGTTGGTAATGAATCCTGAGTCCCGGGTCTCAGCAGAGACTTGAGCCTGGATTCTGTGCCTGGGACAGGTACCTACTGTGAAAACGCCGCTTCCACCCTTAGTCCCCAGCAACGAGCTCTCCATGAAGCTCGGACAGCAGCCTCACCTTGGTAGTGGCCACCACCATCTGCTGAGCCATGGTCGCCAGCTCCTCACGGTGACGCTGGCAGGCGGGCTGCAGTCGGAGCTTCCGGGCCACCTGCGTGACATTCCTCCCAGAAAGCAGGAGGGACTCTACTGCAGGCTCCACTTCCGCCCTGAGCCACTGTTCCCCAGAATCAGCAGCCAGCCTGGAGAGATGACATGCTGTGTTACAGAAGCTGATGTCCTAAAGAGACGATGATACGCAGCAGCAGGGCACCAAGCAACCAGCCGCTCCCATGGAGATGCCCGGCTGTACTAagggtgctgggagtctccaaaGATACGGTGTGTTTGGGGCCAGCACGGCagctcaacaggccaatcctccacACCGCAGAGCCAGCATTCtaaatgggagccagttcatgacCCAGATGCTCTACctcctagccagctccctgcttatggtccagaaaagcagcagaagatgggccaagtccttgggaccctgcacctacatgagagcccctgaagaagctcctggctcctggcttcagaaccacGCAACTGCagtgattgcagccatttgagtgaaccagcagatggaagatatcgcTCTCAGTCTCAAAACCtccttattttattgcaaaggaggagagacagagaggcggagaggaagatcttctgtccgatgattcactccccaagcgaccacaacagttggagctatgccaggagccaggaccctcctctggctctcccatgcaggtgcagggtcccaaggctttggaccatcttcaactgcttccccaggccacaagcagggagctggatgggaagcaggtctgctgggattaaCCTGGTGCGTGTATGGGATtccggcttgtgcaaggtgaggactttagctgctaggtcactgcactgggaccaataaattatttttaaagttaataatGCAAtgcatgggcccagcatggtagcctagtggctaaatccttactttgaatgcgccaggatcccatatgggtgccagtttgtggcctgggaaggcagtggaggatggctcaagtccttggctcctgcacccatgtgggagacctggaggaagctgcacaTCCCCaatgataattctttttttttaaagactcatttatttttaattgcaaagtcagatatacagagaggaggagagacagagaggaagatcttccatccactgactgattcactccccaagtgaccacaacagccggagctgtgccaatccgaagcccgaagccaggagcttcttctgggtctcccatgcgggtccagggccccaaggctttgggccgtcctcagctgctttcccaggccacaaacagggagctggttgggaagtggagctaccgggaatAGAACCgacaactatatgggatcccacatgggcaccagttctaatcccaatggccccacttcccatccagctccctgcttgtggcctgggaaagcagttaaaggtgtctcaaggccttgggaccctgtatccatgtgggagaccaggaagaggttcctggctcctggcacagctccagctgttgtggccacttggggagtgaatcatcagacagaagatcttcctctctgtctctcctcctgtccgtatatctgactttgcaataaaaataaataaatcttataaaaagaaaagatctatatctatatacacatacattttaaaaaattataccaaaaattggaaaaaatcaTACAAAGTATGTATTGGGTTATAACACGATTATGCTAGAAATCAAAAACAAGATAACTAGAAACTTCTCAGGGGCATGCCTAGGGAGACAGAAGTTGGAGGTGGAGGGGAGATAAATGAAACCACCAGTTTCCCCCAGGGTTACTGTGAggccttccatatgctggttcactcccccaaatggctgcaatggccaggactggactccaaagccaggagccaggagcttctttctggctctcacatgggtgcaggcacccaagcacttgggccactccattgttttcccagacacatcagcaaggagctggatcagaaatggagcagctggtgcttgaacctgtgtccatataggatgttggcactgcatgCAGAGGCCTAACCTGATATACCACCGCACTGGTCCCCATAGGTGcgattttacacttgatcttagccgaaAGGTCAAGAAGTGATTCAAAGGTGGGTTTTTAAGCAAATGGAAGTATGTATTGTACTGACTTCTTTCTGCAAGGTCATTCCTAAAAGCCTCTCCCAGCGCCAAATGCTGGCCTGGGCCTGTTGATTTGTCCTTGGGTGGCtcaccaggcagaggaaggcccaaaggaGCTGCCACTCGATACTTCACAAGCTCTGGGCTGCTTGCCTCCACTTGGCCTCCCTTAGGAACTGCTGAAGGAACTGTTCTGAAAGTCGGTGCAGTCAAATCTAAGTGCAGATATGAATTATAAATAGTATTGCTCCAATGGATGAG
Coding sequences within:
- the LOC118759861 gene encoding uncharacterized protein LOC118759861, which encodes MVEAAPAPGPGAAQPAVQGRAGPGTQLLGGDPEGAGAHAPAAPPGPGTAPVPPPARDAARSPPWLRRPGSSGAAAERRARLQPQSLERLVERPRQMDSFPFDDISSMIQNEATERIISPMSVRLCHLLISMEKAEVEDEAFGSLEETAEDLAEATEAFVEKARRLAADSGEQWLRAEVEPAVESLLLSGRNVTQVARKLRLQPACQRHREELATMAQQMVVATTKVLLLQDAATARRAALEAGCCLNCLDALEAADDAASLSRPFADLALALLRLGHLTARGGEADRLLWGCIPALVAVARGHLRYPCDPQLAASRRRVLSQTREALSKVLALLEPRASSFPAQTLSRSGALTRRLQQVRELLLATPTPGCLHGLLDAPLAAVLGHCMYLAAGCAPPERLHLVVRCRRLLELRGSLGAAGTGRASLDSAEERAALWAAAQGLSQGVRTGLLSQILDTFTDTLSPLQSLIQAAQVIPPEDCLHSGEASPTSLQPFLAAFLEQAGNMLRVAHLVLVCCSRPQTGRDLEAAAAGLWALVVRVQQFFSQDPRDCDLDLSPDALQALLQAWAAASDHLLSCFDDVLDIPEFLSACIREMTRRLPFLARALSSGVPTELRRPVVYLQARAAHMVQVMNRYVGRERDPIFRNGLRVLIQQLAQASGRLGAAAESCSAGHSLRDTGVVLAAARQLVCSAQSILEGLDGTNHPDILSPLRFQVLRFGTAEGQPLVLPGLWDVTAPELKHHQVPGFREWNLGTFCSPRVHPSCPSIPGMDPPGSKEDCPLSAINKLVLAVKSRDPEGPTSGGFSLPEQGAGQETLAGEGFLGSERMPGPQEVSTLPPSFCKLPREVAHGAVAGTDRLLEATLQLPGRTREARQDLVAAAGDWYLLCQQLFCHSQTADLPGSMATFMELQQNLASMVQLAAKSVLMDLDKKGPISTGHPETFAQMQGRWEEAETHAKQLMDQLLASDRCRAVKSWGENIEDRCLLWSTAIQSLIRHMEKLNERQGLFLLPLRQAVRHQQGWKEGLDRAAHASQRLQEVARLSGPLCGNEQVQAELSFLGKEVHVLTDALLFVAQLLVSSPKPAPSLSTRFELLCLELTLRAKALTDHFRSIHADYMCALKDAFCSRHSISKDPQTKPGNKLEAMVSGIQAVQAIVAGSGESGPCQDDLTVALDSILVLTKEVAQRLPVLREHLEEWEMQALDLLQWEWAAKVHSAMAQLQAWKGGHSEAWRLLAQCLKPGEDLVLAPVQDFAQPGLHHKTVATGTEAVGSVNSQDAIVVGTPRSTEGTCSAEIAPADLGMQHNGLPAASPGHPAWPQTELAPPLPKDGSADNDNRLTQITQEMTETVLRMAQSLRKRCLLTKDELITSARKVATCAQEFARLICMIAKNCVDRRCSQELVCRVEQIRTMSNQLRIISSVKASLARSKSSEELLVGNAQQLLQAVWKAVRAAEAASLRGLRSPHHNPEELEIAALCMQWKRRFVKHRLQETSTRDWDEWGLRKANTEMPPTLAALIQS